From a region of the Candidatus Poribacteria bacterium genome:
- a CDS encoding VanZ family protein has protein sequence MNILKYWVPLLLYMALIFVISSLEQPPLPMPEFEWLTIDKLYHFIEYAILGGLVARALVKAKPDLVPSRLVWYVAAVFSILYGASDEWHQTFVPGRFATLADWVADVLGSIGGVFGAYLYYKKKSA, from the coding sequence ATGAATATCTTGAAATACTGGGTCCCGCTGCTTCTGTACATGGCACTCATTTTTGTCATCTCGTCTTTGGAGCAACCGCCGCTCCCAATGCCAGAATTTGAGTGGTTGACGATTGACAAACTCTACCATTTCATCGAATACGCCATCCTCGGCGGATTGGTAGCACGAGCACTTGTGAAGGCGAAACCTGATTTAGTGCCATCGCGATTGGTGTGGTATGTGGCGGCGGTGTTCTCTATCCTCTACGGGGCAAGCGATGAATGGCACCAGACCTTTGTTCCCGGAAGATTCGCTACCCTTGCAGATTGGGTTGCCGATGTGTTGGGATCAATCGGAGGGGTGTTCGGTGCCTATCTTTATTATAAGAAAAAGTCGGCTTAA
- a CDS encoding YjhG/YagF family D-xylonate dehydratase, protein MAKPINYSDILETGDSGIYDLKTHAAGPEGSLPLTAEMLLNRPSGDVFGLTHNAAMGWAPTELRREEFLILSTQGGIRAPDGSPIALGYHTGHWEVGLLMQAVAHELKELAAIPFAGYCSDPCDGRTQGTVGMMDSLAYRNDAAQIFRRLIRSLPTRKGVVGVATCDKGLPAMMMALASMRELPAVLVPGGVTLPPTTGEDAGKIQTIGVRFAHGEISLQDAADMGCRACATPGGGCQFLGTAATSQVIGEALGMSLTHTALAPSGQNIWSDMGLRSARAVVNLAAKGLTMNDIVTPEAIRNAMVVHAAFGGSTNLLLHIPAIAHAAGLERPTVDDWTEVNQNVPRLVDVLPNGPVGHPTVRVFLAGGVPEVMLHLRELGCLNEDVMTATGETLGSNLDWWAASERRARVRQTLEDKDNIAPDEVILSPDAAKKAGLTSTVTFPRGNIAPEGSVIKSTAIDPSVVDADGVYRMTGPARVFVRESDAIQTLKGQGERDLQPGDIMVLCCRGPQGTGMEEVYQLTAALKHLSFGKNIALITDARFSGVSTGACIGHVGPEALAEGPIGKVLDGDIIQIEIDTRRLVGSIDLVGHGGERFGVEAGGQVLAARSPRPDLAPDEALPDDTRLWAALQSVGGGTWGGCVYDVDAILNALK, encoded by the coding sequence ATGGCAAAACCGATTAACTACAGTGACATCTTAGAAACCGGCGATAGTGGCATCTATGACCTTAAAACACACGCCGCCGGTCCCGAAGGCAGTCTGCCCCTCACGGCAGAAATGCTCCTTAACCGACCCAGTGGAGATGTATTTGGCTTGACCCACAACGCTGCCATGGGTTGGGCACCTACAGAACTCAGGCGAGAGGAATTCCTGATCCTTAGCACACAGGGAGGTATCCGTGCTCCTGATGGTAGTCCAATCGCGCTCGGATACCATACCGGGCATTGGGAAGTCGGACTCCTGATGCAGGCAGTCGCACACGAACTTAAGGAACTCGCTGCAATTCCGTTTGCAGGCTACTGTTCCGACCCGTGTGATGGACGGACACAAGGCACCGTCGGTATGATGGATAGTCTCGCCTATCGCAACGATGCCGCACAAATTTTTCGTCGCCTTATCCGCTCTTTGCCAACGCGGAAGGGGGTCGTTGGTGTTGCCACATGCGATAAAGGCTTACCCGCGATGATGATGGCACTCGCTTCAATGCGGGAACTACCGGCTGTCCTCGTTCCGGGTGGCGTGACGTTGCCACCTACCACAGGCGAAGATGCGGGGAAGATTCAGACGATCGGTGTTCGTTTTGCACATGGTGAGATTAGCCTGCAAGATGCAGCAGACATGGGGTGCCGTGCCTGTGCGACACCTGGCGGAGGTTGTCAATTCTTGGGAACTGCCGCGACATCGCAAGTTATCGGAGAAGCGTTGGGAATGAGCCTGACGCATACAGCATTAGCACCCTCCGGACAGAACATCTGGTCGGACATGGGACTCCGTTCCGCACGTGCTGTGGTGAATTTAGCCGCGAAAGGGTTGACGATGAACGATATCGTTACACCGGAGGCGATTCGAAACGCCATGGTCGTGCACGCAGCGTTTGGCGGTTCAACGAACCTCCTGCTGCATATTCCCGCGATTGCGCACGCCGCTGGACTTGAACGCCCGACAGTGGACGACTGGACTGAAGTAAATCAGAATGTCCCGCGTCTCGTTGATGTCCTACCAAATGGACCTGTTGGACATCCCACAGTGAGAGTCTTCCTTGCAGGTGGTGTCCCTGAAGTCATGCTCCATCTGCGCGAATTGGGATGCCTCAATGAAGACGTAATGACAGCGACAGGTGAAACCCTCGGTAGCAACCTTGACTGGTGGGCAGCCTCGGAACGCCGAGCACGTGTCCGTCAAACACTGGAGGACAAAGATAACATTGCCCCCGATGAAGTGATTCTGAGTCCGGATGCCGCGAAGAAAGCGGGACTGACAAGCACTGTTACGTTCCCACGCGGCAACATTGCTCCAGAAGGCTCTGTCATCAAAAGTACTGCCATTGATCCGAGTGTCGTTGATGCTGACGGAGTCTATCGAATGACGGGACCGGCGCGTGTCTTTGTCCGTGAATCTGACGCGATACAGACGCTTAAAGGTCAGGGAGAAAGGGATCTCCAACCGGGTGACATCATGGTGCTGTGCTGTCGCGGTCCGCAAGGCACTGGAATGGAGGAAGTTTACCAACTGACAGCCGCATTGAAACACCTTTCCTTCGGCAAGAACATCGCCTTGATTACGGACGCTCGGTTCTCTGGTGTGTCAACGGGCGCGTGTATCGGGCACGTCGGACCGGAGGCACTTGCAGAGGGTCCCATCGGGAAGGTGCTTGATGGCGATATAATTCAGATTGAGATTGATACCCGGCGACTGGTGGGGAGTATTGATTTGGTAGGGCACGGCGGAGAACGCTTCGGGGTTGAAGCGGGTGGACAGGTGTTGGCAGCACGCTCACCGCGTCCAGATCTCGCGCCAGATGAGGCTTTGCCAGATGATACGCGGCTTTGGGCGGCGTTGCAATCTGTGGGTGGTGGCACATGGGGTGGCTGTGTCTACGACGTAGACGCGATCCTCAACGCATTGAAATAA
- a CDS encoding Uma2 family endonuclease encodes MHSSQTNPESIQEIPVPRTMTLEEFLENDFEGYEYIKGELVPMAAAAIVHGEIGSNVHFLLASHVRKNKLGRLYIAETTFQLGDRVVKPDIAFVSTERLSEDKLKGFPVAPDLAIEIVSPTDKQYDVTEKALAYLKAGTRLVWVIEPVAKTVMVYRSETDFTLLTSEDTLTGEDVVEGFTCPVAQLFE; translated from the coding sequence ATGCATAGTTCGCAAACGAACCCTGAATCCATTCAAGAAATACCAGTGCCTCGTACAATGACATTGGAGGAATTTCTTGAAAACGACTTTGAGGGGTATGAGTATATAAAAGGAGAATTAGTGCCGATGGCAGCTGCGGCAATTGTACATGGTGAAATAGGATCTAACGTCCATTTTCTTTTAGCATCACACGTTCGTAAAAATAAATTAGGACGTTTGTATATTGCAGAAACAACATTTCAATTAGGGGATCGGGTGGTAAAACCTGATATTGCGTTTGTCTCGACAGAACGGTTATCAGAAGATAAATTAAAGGGATTCCCCGTGGCTCCTGACCTCGCTATTGAGATAGTTTCACCGACAGATAAGCAGTATGATGTCACTGAAAAGGCATTAGCGTATCTGAAAGCGGGGACACGTCTCGTCTGGGTTATTGAACCGGTTGCAAAGACAGTCATGGTCTATCGTTCTGAAACAGATTTCACGCTGCTGACCAGTGAAGATACATTGACAGGCGAGGATGTCGTCGAGGGATTTACATGTCCGGTCGCGCAACTGTTTGAATAG
- a CDS encoding CotH kinase family protein, whose amino-acid sequence MTKWTVCLATLFCLGVAIHSSSAKELTLNDIFPTDRVIDVQITVPQRDWDTIRHQSRDFMTALGASRQFKPMESPYTYVEASVSIDGIAFPKVGLRKKGFIGSLSSTRPSLKIKLNHIDKEGGIEGLTNLTLNNNKQDTSLMSQFMGYALFNAIGSPAPRCAYAKVTVNGESLGIYSHVETVRKPLLKRAFGNSKGPLYEGTVVDFYEGWGNSFEHKRGDDTRGRAHINALIDLLADPKATEADIGELIDLESFYKFWAAEGVVGFWDGYSGNKNNFFVYLNPEDSKFHFTPWGMDSIFTKMSKLEFMNDRRAPISVKTQGLIAYKLYQFESGRKRYAEALTEILDNHWNAPELLATLDKAAVMVEPHLVPAQRVIQEDWGRRGGWGRESKKPTFASELEEVRDFVRNRKSDLQAEIADGMPVWRKRPEPPFVIAEDGDFMKNFLKSIEDTIVGAARMGDLEAIKQHIAGGADVNALHFEMPPLTWAAVMGQTEAAELLLQHGANVNGRNRDDNTALHLAMFLGRAETTELLLRSGADVNAKNDDGATPVDTLQVPWEMTKMLAGFMGVELEQEQVEAGKAKIREMFSADAKIGAEVPSNSENNSEDLWAASRTSSSQRLSAAAFTGDVAAMKQALTDGADPNTKDPQSGSTLLATAALMGHTEVVALLLQHGADIDARSQDGGTALHAAAFLGRAETVKLLLDKGADTTLRSNMGGTAIEGAKLNWLITKGILAMLKLEVNEVEVKAGRAEVIKLLEEHNK is encoded by the coding sequence ATGACAAAATGGACAGTCTGTTTAGCAACACTTTTCTGTTTGGGGGTTGCTATTCATAGCAGTAGCGCAAAAGAATTGACGTTAAATGATATTTTCCCAACCGATCGGGTTATAGATGTCCAAATCACCGTTCCACAGCGGGATTGGGATACGATTCGGCACCAGTCACGCGATTTTATGACAGCACTTGGGGCATCTCGGCAATTTAAGCCGATGGAAAGTCCATATACCTATGTTGAGGCAAGCGTTAGCATTGATGGCATCGCCTTTCCAAAGGTAGGGTTGCGTAAAAAAGGGTTCATCGGTTCGCTAAGCAGCACCCGCCCCTCTCTCAAAATCAAGCTTAATCATATCGACAAAGAGGGTGGAATTGAAGGACTGACGAATCTGACACTTAATAACAACAAACAAGACACAAGTCTAATGAGCCAATTTATGGGGTACGCGCTGTTTAATGCAATTGGGTCGCCCGCGCCACGCTGTGCGTATGCGAAAGTGACAGTGAACGGCGAAAGCCTCGGTATCTACTCGCACGTAGAGACCGTCCGTAAACCGTTGTTGAAACGCGCCTTCGGTAACAGTAAGGGTCCGCTCTATGAAGGAACGGTCGTGGACTTTTACGAAGGGTGGGGAAATAGTTTTGAACATAAACGGGGTGATGATACACGCGGCAGAGCACATATAAACGCATTGATCGACCTTCTGGCGGACCCGAAAGCAACAGAGGCTGATATTGGTGAACTGATAGATTTGGAGTCGTTTTACAAATTCTGGGCAGCTGAAGGGGTGGTCGGATTCTGGGACGGTTATTCCGGCAATAAAAATAACTTCTTTGTCTATTTGAACCCAGAAGACAGCAAATTTCACTTCACTCCATGGGGTATGGATTCCATCTTTACAAAGATGAGTAAACTTGAGTTCATGAACGACAGGCGCGCACCGATCTCGGTCAAGACGCAGGGCTTGATCGCGTATAAGTTGTATCAATTCGAGTCTGGACGCAAACGGTATGCCGAAGCACTCACCGAAATTTTAGACAATCATTGGAACGCTCCAGAATTGTTAGCCACGTTAGACAAAGCCGCTGTAATGGTCGAGCCGCATTTAGTGCCTGCTCAGCGTGTCATTCAAGAAGATTGGGGTAGACGTGGAGGGTGGGGGAGAGAGTCCAAGAAACCGACCTTTGCAAGCGAACTGGAGGAAGTCCGCGACTTCGTCCGCAATCGCAAAAGTGATCTACAGGCAGAAATTGCTGACGGAATGCCGGTGTGGCGCAAGCGACCGGAACCGCCGTTCGTTATCGCAGAAGATGGCGACTTCATGAAAAATTTTCTGAAATCAATAGAAGATACCATAGTAGGCGCAGCACGCATGGGGGACCTTGAAGCCATCAAACAACACATAGCGGGAGGAGCGGATGTTAACGCACTGCATTTTGAGATGCCCCCCTTGACCTGGGCAGCAGTGATGGGGCAGACAGAAGCTGCCGAATTACTACTTCAGCACGGCGCAAATGTCAACGGCAGAAACAGAGATGATAACACTGCCTTGCATCTCGCAATGTTTTTGGGACGTGCTGAAACCACTGAACTGCTTCTGAGAAGCGGAGCCGATGTCAACGCAAAGAATGATGATGGTGCCACACCTGTAGATACCTTGCAGGTGCCGTGGGAAATGACGAAGATGCTGGCAGGATTCATGGGGGTAGAGTTGGAACAGGAACAGGTTGAGGCGGGAAAAGCCAAAATTCGGGAGATGTTTAGTGCTGACGCGAAAATAGGGGCAGAAGTCCCATCAAACTCCGAGAATAATTCAGAAGATTTATGGGCAGCATCGCGCACATCCTCGTCACAGCGTTTGTCAGCAGCAGCCTTCACAGGTGATGTCGCTGCCATGAAACAGGCACTAACAGATGGCGCAGATCCGAATACCAAAGACCCGCAATCCGGTAGCACACTGTTAGCGACTGCCGCGTTGATGGGACACACGGAAGTTGTAGCACTTCTCCTCCAACATGGTGCGGACATTGACGCAAGAAGTCAGGACGGTGGAACCGCACTGCATGCAGCGGCTTTCCTCGGACGGGCTGAGACTGTGAAACTCCTACTTGATAAGGGCGCGGATACCACGCTTCGAAGCAATATGGGTGGCACAGCAATTGAAGGAGCAAAACTGAACTGGCTGATAACCAAGGGGATACTCGCCATGTTGAAACTTGAGGTGAACGAGGTAGAGGTGAAAGCCGGCAGAGCCGAGGTTATAAAACTGCTCGAAGAACACAATAAATAA
- a CDS encoding LamG domain-containing protein has protein sequence MRRCFWMIAVSAFCVLTFDATAQVTKGLHFYMPFNEGKGDIAKDVGPNGFEAELHDSAKFVAKGKVGSAIEFSEGPALIIDPGGQSELYVEHLTVAVWIHPFEISKVGLGDGHVYGNIFYDKSGTSDDNVEFGLGSGEGLYWYINSGQKKMGPFNGADVDTTLSLPNLGLKPKNWYHVVGTFDGEKIQIYLDGELAGEKDVPKNGPVMVWNDNNIEIGGRPDTNGGANLYKGMLDELAVYDRALTAAEVETVMNARDILTVDIAGKLTTTWGALKTR, from the coding sequence ATGAGAAGGTGCTTCTGGATGATCGCGGTTTCTGCATTTTGTGTTTTAACTTTCGATGCAACCGCCCAAGTGACAAAAGGTTTACACTTCTACATGCCTTTCAACGAAGGAAAAGGTGATATTGCCAAGGACGTAGGTCCAAACGGATTTGAAGCAGAACTCCACGATAGCGCGAAATTCGTTGCCAAAGGTAAGGTGGGGAGTGCAATCGAATTTTCGGAAGGTCCCGCATTGATAATTGATCCGGGCGGACAGAGTGAACTTTATGTGGAACATCTGACCGTTGCCGTTTGGATACATCCCTTTGAAATATCAAAGGTCGGTCTCGGTGACGGACACGTCTATGGGAATATCTTTTATGACAAATCGGGTACAAGCGACGACAACGTCGAATTTGGACTCGGAAGTGGCGAAGGATTGTATTGGTATATCAATTCTGGGCAGAAAAAGATGGGTCCGTTTAACGGCGCCGATGTTGACACAACACTTTCATTGCCTAACTTAGGTTTGAAACCTAAGAACTGGTACCACGTCGTTGGGACATTTGATGGAGAGAAAATTCAGATTTACCTTGACGGGGAACTTGCGGGTGAGAAAGATGTGCCAAAGAACGGTCCCGTAATGGTCTGGAACGACAATAACATTGAAATTGGCGGTCGTCCGGACACAAACGGCGGTGCCAATCTCTACAAGGGCATGCTTGACGAATTGGCGGTATATGACCGTGCGTTAACAGCAGCAGAAGTTGAGACGGTTATGAACGCCAGAGATATTCTGACCGTGGATATTGCAGGCAAATTGACAACGACATGGGGTGCGCTCAAGACAAGGTAG
- a CDS encoding AAA family ATPase: MSVPVLTFFNNKGGVGKTSLAYHLAWMLNDLGHRVLACDLDPQANLTAAFLDEERLEGLWDETNAVSASRNTIFQCVKPLIGVGDLHLPYLQSILWQLDFGQNDLRLIPGDLALAEFEDTLSDEWPKAMGSTSLHRSFRILTAFSAIMQQGAAEMNASIILADVGPNLGAINRSALIASDYVVVPLGADLFSLRGLQNLGPTLERWREDWQRRRDNWSEWQRKQDNKNVPNFPLPKGGMKPIGYIMQQHGVRLERPVKAYDKWVNRMPEEYARNLLGNGTGPYAATPEKDNENSLAILKHYRSLIPMAQEKRKPIFHLTTADGAFGSHAAAVNDARQDFKVLAKKIVERIGIKKV, encoded by the coding sequence ATGTCTGTACCAGTTCTAACTTTCTTCAACAATAAAGGCGGTGTTGGTAAGACCTCCCTCGCCTACCATCTGGCATGGATGCTAAACGATCTCGGACATCGGGTGCTTGCTTGTGATCTTGACCCGCAGGCCAATCTTACCGCTGCGTTTTTAGACGAGGAACGTTTGGAAGGTCTCTGGGACGAAACTAATGCTGTTTCTGCTTCCAGAAACACAATCTTCCAGTGCGTGAAACCGCTAATAGGAGTTGGTGATCTGCACTTGCCATATCTCCAATCAATTTTATGGCAATTGGACTTCGGGCAGAATGATCTAAGATTGATTCCGGGGGACTTAGCACTTGCAGAATTTGAGGACACCCTATCTGATGAATGGCCAAAAGCCATGGGATCCACTAGTCTTCACAGATCCTTCAGGATACTAACGGCGTTTTCGGCTATTATGCAGCAGGGTGCCGCGGAAATGAATGCCTCAATTATTTTAGCCGATGTTGGTCCGAATCTCGGTGCTATTAACCGCTCTGCATTGATTGCCAGCGATTACGTTGTGGTTCCCCTTGGAGCAGATCTATTTTCGCTTCGTGGCCTACAGAACCTCGGTCCAACCCTCGAGCGGTGGCGAGAGGATTGGCAACGCAGACGAGACAACTGGTCCGAATGGCAACGCAAGCAAGATAACAAGAATGTGCCAAATTTTCCCCTTCCAAAAGGGGGCATGAAGCCTATCGGGTACATAATGCAGCAACACGGGGTGCGTTTAGAACGCCCTGTTAAAGCTTACGACAAATGGGTTAATCGGATGCCTGAGGAATATGCCCGGAACCTGCTCGGAAATGGAACAGGCCCCTACGCTGCGACTCCGGAAAAGGATAACGAAAATTCCCTTGCCATCCTTAAGCACTACCGTAGTCTTATCCCGATGGCACAAGAAAAACGTAAACCCATCTTTCATCTCACTACGGCAGATGGTGCCTTCGGCAGCCATGCAGCCGCTGTTAATGATGCACGCCAAGACTTCAAGGTTTTGGCAAAGAAAATAGTGGAGAGAATAGGAATTAAGAAGGTGTAA
- a CDS encoding putative DNA binding domain-containing protein: MQHFTDPELLQIIEFDEADCVEFKESLSGSAPKEVREAICAFANDLPNYEKPGFVFIGVKDDRTIVGLSVTNELRRQLADMKTDGNIVPPPSLTVEKRLLQGKEVAVVKVEPSDSPPVRCKGAIHIRIGPRRAIATAQDERILNEKRRYKDIPFDLQPIPTSGISDLNLIQFEHEYLPQAVDSDILEANERTFEERLAVTKMIASADEQLATVMGILVLGKNPQDFLPGAYVQFLRIDGNDPTDEILDDESIRGTISDQIRRLDDKLIAHNRIAVDITSGPLEKRTALYPMSALQQITRNAIMHRSYEATNAPIHVYWFNNRIEILNPGGAFGAVTPENFGKPGPTDYRNPNLAEAMKTFGFVQRFGIGISIARKLLEEAEHPEPKFKIDNTNAIVTIEANLQSEGI, translated from the coding sequence ATGCAGCATTTCACAGATCCAGAGTTGCTACAAATTATTGAGTTCGATGAAGCTGATTGTGTGGAGTTTAAGGAGTCTTTATCTGGTAGTGCTCCCAAAGAAGTCAGAGAAGCCATCTGTGCTTTTGCCAATGATTTACCTAACTACGAAAAACCTGGTTTCGTTTTCATCGGAGTGAAGGATGACAGAACTATTGTAGGCTTATCGGTCACCAACGAATTACGGCGGCAATTGGCAGATATGAAAACTGATGGTAATATTGTACCACCGCCATCACTCACGGTAGAAAAGCGTTTGCTACAGGGTAAGGAGGTGGCTGTAGTTAAGGTGGAACCAAGCGACTCGCCACCAGTGCGATGCAAAGGGGCGATTCATATCCGAATCGGACCGCGTCGAGCTATCGCCACAGCACAAGATGAACGGATACTGAACGAAAAGCGTCGGTATAAAGATATCCCTTTTGATCTTCAACCGATACCCACGTCGGGTATATCTGATCTCAATCTCATCCAATTTGAACACGAATATCTGCCACAAGCTGTTGATTCCGACATATTGGAAGCCAACGAACGCACCTTTGAAGAACGGTTGGCTGTGACAAAGATGATTGCTTCAGCTGATGAGCAACTTGCGACTGTGATGGGGATCCTTGTACTCGGCAAAAATCCACAGGATTTTCTTCCAGGAGCCTATGTGCAATTTCTCAGAATTGATGGGAACGATCCAACGGATGAAATTCTTGACGACGAGTCTATACGCGGGACAATTTCAGACCAGATCCGCCGCTTAGACGATAAGCTGATAGCACATAATCGTATTGCAGTTGACATTACGTCTGGTCCTCTTGAGAAGCGAACAGCCCTTTATCCTATGTCAGCGTTACAACAAATCACTCGAAATGCCATTATGCATAGAAGTTATGAAGCAACCAACGCTCCCATTCATGTCTATTGGTTCAACAACCGAATTGAGATTTTAAACCCTGGTGGTGCCTTCGGTGCCGTAACTCCTGAGAATTTTGGCAAGCCAGGTCCCACCGACTATCGAAATCCCAATCTGGCAGAAGCAATGAAAACTTTTGGATTTGTGCAACGTTTCGGCATAGGTATATCAATAGCGAGAAAACTCTTAGAAGAAGCGGAACACCCGGAACCAAAATTTAAGATCGATAACACTAATGCGATTGTTACAATAGAAGCAAATTTGCAATCCGAGGGTATCTGA
- a CDS encoding PQQ-binding-like beta-propeller repeat protein: MKRIQFFSLLCMLIVLPFTVVTAEVDVTWVRTGVVFETEHKNNVESEIDVVFETSGTTHDLTERPTIQTIDANRVLFQFAWQPNQKYQFHLNDSETTVTSPLKPESYLIRTVELDGLLSLMENLRQPAKPTTLALGHGNSPLLAIATDSGHLAVLRPLTGETLWKTRISEGYVSRMTFNHDNTRLYIGEQAADGFIYCYDLTTDKPTLRWKYRTADDIETSIPSNPDSVYAWVSYPGPSCMRTLANGDLVVASVHSWTENNTPLKKSQLYRFDSETGNVIWKWTREGAVPKIMRWFDVSADGKTLALLTDSGHNLQGSETAESDAGNGKLTVLNAEDGTERWHMDIEPLREYFAQVTFWRGVSMSPDGKFVNVTTDDGRAFIFDVNQSEPIWQENLTTPLEVSGIPITATAGTIGATDAAALFVTGDTYIPYHLRKGAQKPSTGHPNGMTLFAYSWRGEKVWQWKLENMPQGLRIDAKDRYAVLSVSKRAQDPNESLHGVSVFDLAAEGNGLAKYLYTYRTEGQLTYDTLAISPDGTLIVVVEVPIVMSNETVRGKSRIHVLY, translated from the coding sequence ATGAAGCGAATTCAATTTTTCAGCTTACTCTGTATGCTCATCGTTTTACCATTTACTGTCGTAACAGCAGAGGTGGACGTCACTTGGGTCCGGACAGGTGTAGTGTTTGAAACGGAACACAAAAACAACGTTGAAAGCGAAATCGACGTCGTATTCGAGACAAGCGGCACAACACACGACTTAACCGAAAGACCGACAATTCAAACGATTGATGCAAATCGCGTTTTGTTCCAATTTGCATGGCAACCGAATCAAAAGTACCAATTTCACTTGAATGATAGCGAAACAACAGTGACTTCGCCTCTAAAACCTGAGTCGTATCTCATCCGGACCGTTGAATTAGATGGACTTTTATCGCTGATGGAGAACCTTCGTCAGCCCGCGAAACCCACAACACTCGCCTTAGGGCATGGAAATAGTCCGCTTTTGGCAATTGCCACCGATAGTGGACACCTTGCGGTCCTCCGACCGTTGACCGGTGAAACCCTCTGGAAAACCCGTATCTCGGAAGGCTACGTGAGTCGGATGACATTCAATCATGATAACACACGACTCTACATTGGTGAACAGGCAGCAGATGGATTTATCTACTGCTACGATCTAACAACCGATAAACCGACACTTCGTTGGAAATACCGCACTGCCGACGACATTGAAACCTCTATACCGAGTAATCCGGATAGCGTCTACGCATGGGTAAGTTACCCTGGTCCATCGTGTATGCGAACGTTGGCGAATGGAGACCTTGTCGTAGCGAGCGTGCACTCGTGGACAGAGAATAACACGCCACTTAAGAAATCCCAACTCTATAGGTTTGATAGTGAAACCGGAAATGTTATCTGGAAATGGACGCGTGAGGGCGCGGTGCCGAAGATAATGCGTTGGTTTGACGTAAGTGCTGACGGAAAAACACTCGCACTCCTAACGGATAGTGGGCATAACCTGCAGGGCAGTGAAACGGCTGAAAGCGATGCTGGTAACGGGAAGCTCACCGTTCTCAACGCCGAAGATGGAACAGAAAGGTGGCACATGGATATTGAACCGTTGCGCGAGTATTTCGCACAAGTCACGTTCTGGCGCGGGGTTAGCATGTCTCCCGATGGTAAATTCGTCAACGTGACAACTGACGATGGTCGTGCCTTCATCTTTGACGTAAATCAGTCGGAACCGATATGGCAGGAAAATCTGACGACTCCCCTAGAGGTAAGCGGTATTCCTATCACCGCGACTGCTGGTACGATCGGTGCGACGGATGCCGCAGCACTCTTCGTTACAGGGGACACCTACATCCCATATCATCTTCGGAAGGGAGCACAAAAGCCATCAACAGGACATCCCAACGGGATGACGTTGTTCGCTTATTCGTGGCGTGGTGAAAAGGTCTGGCAGTGGAAACTTGAGAACATGCCACAAGGCTTACGCATTGACGCGAAGGATCGTTATGCCGTGCTATCGGTTTCCAAACGAGCACAGGACCCGAATGAGAGTCTCCATGGGGTGTCAGTATTTGATCTGGCAGCGGAGGGCAACGGCTTGGCGAAGTATCTGTACACCTACCGCACAGAGGGGCAGCTGACCTACGACACACTCGCAATAAGTCCGGATGGTACTTTGATCGTTGTTGTTGAGGTTCCGATCGTGATGTCGAATGAAACCGTCCGTGGAAAGAGTCGGATACATGTGCTATATTGA
- the hisI gene encoding phosphoribosyl-AMP cyclohydrolase, translating to MKILSELKYDRDGLVAAVIQDETNKEILMVGYMNAEAIRETLNTGRVCFWSRSRQKLWIKGETSGHTQTVKSIAVDCDGDALLIKVEQKVAACHTGYRSCFFREVSPDGESTQVVGEKIFDADAVY from the coding sequence ATGAAAATTCTATCGGAACTTAAGTATGACCGCGATGGTTTAGTCGCGGCAGTCATTCAAGATGAAACGAATAAAGAAATCCTAATGGTAGGCTATATGAACGCAGAGGCAATAAGAGAGACCTTGAATACAGGGCGCGTCTGTTTCTGGAGCCGTTCCCGCCAAAAGCTATGGATAAAGGGGGAGACTTCAGGGCATACACAGACGGTTAAATCTATCGCAGTGGATTGTGATGGTGATGCCCTGCTCATAAAGGTTGAGCAGAAGGTGGCGGCGTGCCATACCGGTTATCGCTCCTGCTTCTTTCGAGAAGTTTCCCCCGACGGAGAATCAACGCAGGTCGTAGGTGAAAAGATTTTCGACGCAGATGCTGTCTATTAG